AATCTGAGCTAACTAAGAGCAGATCTACACACTATGTAAGCTATCTTAAGCCTCAAAAACCAAAAGCAGGATCTATTAGGATATATCTTGGCCCAGTTTTATGCCAACAAATTTGCTGCTTGATTTACAAGCAATGCTGGAGAAATCggcaaaagaaaatattaatagatatttttttttctttgggaGGGTTTACTCAGAAGCATGAATATTTCGATGTTTCTGAAGATACAAAATAGCactgaaaatgatattactAGACTTATAATGTGTACACAAAAGGGAACTTaccattatttcttttttaagagAATGAGTATGTCACCATTTTTTCTCAAATCAAAACTGATGTCTGGAAAGCTCAAGCGATGTTCTAATTGCCATCACATTTGGCAAATGCATTGGACGCCATTTCTTTTGCAGGGATAAAAAGGAAGCTGTATCACAGTGATAGCGTAGCCAAATGAACCAAACAAAAGAAATGTTCACTTCTTATTTTTCGATTGAAGCTCTGGTATCATGTCAAGGACAGAAGAATTCTCCCTTACAACGTCTACCAAAAAACCAGCTGTAGTTGCATCAAATGAGAAGCCCCTTCCAGCCATTTCCTTCATAAAAGATGCCATTTCATTAATTTTGTTGCACTTGAGAAATCCTTGGACAATAACATTATAAGTGACATTGTCTGGAGCACAACCGTTGTCTTCCATTTTTCTTAGAATATCTTTAGCTTCATCAAACAACCCTTCAAGACAAAATCCAAGTATCATTACGGTGTATGTTCTCACATCTGGGAGCATTCCAATAAAAGAAAGCTTCTCAAAAACAGCACGCGCTTCGTCAAGTTTACCATTTTTGCACAATCCGTTAATGACAACACTATAAAATGCATTATTAGTATATTCTCCACTTCTTTCTAACTTATTAAAGAGTGACATAGCTTCTTCAACAAGTCCGCACTTAAAATAACCATTGAGCAAAATGAGATGAGTGTATATATCAGGCTTGGTCCCCGCAGATAGCATCTCAACGTAAATTTGTTTTGCATCACCAGTTCTTCCAACTTCAAACAGACCTTGCAAGATAGTATTGTAGGTAACAATATCAGGTTTTGATCCCTTTTGAGAAATTTCATAAAACAATTGCATGGCCTTAGCCAAATTCTTTTTCTTACAGTATCCGTTTATTAGTATGTTATAGCTAAAAATGCTAGGCTCAATGCCCTTATCTATCATGGTATCAAAAATTCTCCTCGCACTATCCACTTGACCACGCAAACAATATCCATCCATTATCGCATTATAGGTGATTATATTAGGCTCTACACCCTTTTCGACCATGTGTTTCATTACATCCTCCGCATCTTCAACTTTCCCTTCTTTGCATAGTCCATCAGTAAGTATGCTGAAGGTGAGCACATTTGGATAAATATTAAGGTTCACCATCTCAGATAACATAATCTTAACCCTTCCCCACTGACCAATCCTACACAAACCATCAATTAATGAACTATATGTGACTACATTTGGAGGAATACCTCTCTGCTTCATCTCATTCAAAAGAGTGATAGCAGCATCTAAGTTTCCATCTTTGCAAAGGGCATCAACAGCAATGGTGTAGATATATATGTTGGGCTTAGTGTTCCCTTGTTCCATTAAACGGAGCAAACTTAGAGTTTTTTCAGTATGCCCCCTTTTGCTAAGCCCATTCATGACGGTTCCATACATGACTTCGTTGGGCTCACAAATCTTCTCTCTCACCAattttttgaacaattcaactgCATCTTTAACCTTATTTTCAGCAAAGATTCCTCTTAATAGGGTGTTAAAGGTAACAACATCAAATGGAATGGCACTCTTCAAGTAAATGGGTAACACCGAAAATGCACAATCAGAACGATGCATCAGACAATAACTATTAATCACACCAGTCAATATGAACCCATCAATTGGGATACCCAATTTCTGCATTTCTCGAAAAAGAGAAAGGACAGCAGTGTAATACTTCATACTTATCATATTCTTAAACAATTTAGAGAAATGGACAAGTGAAGGAAGAGGTTTCATTCTAACCATTTGATTGAAGAGATTCACAGCATCATCTAAACTCTTTACTTTGCTGTTTAACCCAACTTTACCCTTTCCTAAAATTGCGGAAGCAGAATGTGAATTAGGGAAGAAAGAGATAAAGGGAATAGCATTGCCATTTCGCAGAGAAATTCTCTTCATCTTCAATGGCTAATGGATGTGTGAGTGTTGCTCTACTCGGCGTGCCCTAATATATGGACTTCAATCTTTATTTGGTGTgctttttgaaaaattttagaatattggacaagtaaaaaaatgaataatttgatttattggtcggtttgatttttgcatatatgtatattataagaataaatttctatatgtatattatttattaagtacaaaaaaattaaaataacgtAAGTGTTTTAAGGAAAAAACACacttaaaaagaaatattataacTTACAACCATACCAATAAATAAGGAGTAAAATTAGATGTAGGAAAATGTTTTCTATGGAAAATTCTGACCTCGACATTCGAATGTAAACACGACCTCGATGATCGATTAGGATCCAACTCCACATTCAATCTGAGACATGACTTCTGACTCCCTTACCCGGGACCCGACATCCAAACTGAGATGCGGCATCTGAATCAAGACCCGACTGGATACCCCATGTGACCCAACCCAGACTCTCGAGGCCCGACTCTCGACCTAGGACCCAACTTCCAAATCGGACACGAAACAGACTCTTTACCCAAGACTCGACTTCCGAATCAGTATTCGACCTCGACATCTGACACTAATGACTGATTTAGGATCCGACCTCGAGATCCTACTGTCGAACTGAGATCCAATCCTGACATCCGATTCAGAATTCGACTTTCAAAGCAAGACCCTAGCGtttgtctccaaatcttcaactTATCATTAACTCCGTCCCAAGtctt
This Solanum dulcamara chromosome 8, daSolDulc1.2, whole genome shotgun sequence DNA region includes the following protein-coding sequences:
- the LOC129899261 gene encoding putative pentatricopeptide repeat-containing protein At1g12700, mitochondrial, whose protein sequence is MKRISLRNGNAIPFISFFPNSHSASAILGKGKVGLNSKVKSLDDAVNLFNQMVRMKPLPSLVHFSKLFKNMISMKYYTAVLSLFREMQKLGIPIDGFILTGVINSYCLMHRSDCAFSVLPIYLKSAIPFDVVTFNTLLRGIFAENKVKDAVELFKKLVREKICEPNEVMYGTVMNGLSKRGHTEKTLSLLRLMEQGNTKPNIYIYTIAVDALCKDGNLDAAITLLNEMKQRGIPPNVVTYSSLIDGLCRIGQWGRVKIMLSEMVNLNIYPNVLTFSILTDGLCKEGKVEDAEDVMKHMVEKGVEPNIITYNAIMDGYCLRGQVDSARRIFDTMIDKGIEPSIFSYNILINGYCKKKNLAKAMQLFYEISQKGSKPDIVTYNTILQGLFEVGRTGDAKQIYVEMLSAGTKPDIYTHLILLNGYFKCGLVEEAMSLFNKLERSGEYTNNAFYSVVINGLCKNGKLDEARAVFEKLSFIGMLPDVRTYTVMILGFCLEGLFDEAKDILRKMEDNGCAPDNVTYNVIVQGFLKCNKINEMASFMKEMAGRGFSFDATTAGFLVDVVRENSSVLDMIPELQSKNKK